The Chryseobacterium indicum genome includes a window with the following:
- a CDS encoding LolA family protein produces MIKNIALSTLLLISTFVFAQNTAMSGAEAKAFVTKVSSETKEIKTLQADFIQTKKMDFLDKNIVTYGRMSLKTPNMLSWKYTKPYQYSIVFKDNKILINDQGKKSSVDAKSKTFEKINKLIVGSSNGQMFNDPEFSVSYLKNATSNIAKFTPKSAQLLKYIKQIELHFPKNQSTVSQVNMTEASGDTTNIVFKNTKINAPVAASEFSL; encoded by the coding sequence ATGATTAAAAATATAGCTTTAAGCACTCTTTTATTAATTTCGACTTTTGTCTTTGCTCAAAACACGGCGATGTCGGGAGCGGAAGCGAAAGCGTTTGTAACCAAAGTTTCATCGGAAACCAAAGAAATAAAAACGTTACAGGCAGATTTTATCCAGACCAAAAAGATGGATTTTTTGGATAAAAACATTGTCACCTACGGAAGAATGTCTCTGAAAACACCGAATATGCTGAGTTGGAAGTACACAAAACCCTATCAATACAGTATTGTTTTTAAAGACAACAAAATATTGATTAATGATCAGGGTAAAAAATCTTCGGTGGATGCAAAAAGCAAAACATTTGAAAAAATCAACAAACTTATTGTAGGAAGCTCAAACGGACAGATGTTCAATGATCCTGAATTCTCTGTTTCTTACCTAAAGAACGCGACTTCGAATATCGCCAAATTTACTCCGAAATCTGCTCAGCTTTTAAAATACATCAAGCAGATCGAGCTGCATTTTCCTAAAAATCAATCTACGGTTTCACAGGTTAATATGACGGAAGCTTCCGGAGACACCACGAATATTGTTTTCAAAAACACCAAGATCAATGCGCCTGTTGCAGCTTCGGAATTTAGCTTATAG
- a CDS encoding polysaccharide deacetylase family protein, translating into MKHYLFILFYLFCNVFIYAFHGSFWVYLFCFLLFSALVIWGSFDIELGYFVNSITHKRTKIREVALTFDDGPTEFTPKFLDLLKDNEVKATFFCIGKQIEKYPETFQRIIAEGHTVGNHTLSHSNNTGFLSTSKMVEEIEKCDEVMLKTGNLTTNLYRPPFGVTNPNIAKAIKKKGKKSIGWNVRSLDTMTEDEKKIYQKITKNLKKGSIVLLHDTSQKTYNVLEDLLVFLKQKNYSTFTIDKFENH; encoded by the coding sequence ATGAAGCATTATCTATTTATCCTATTTTATCTTTTCTGCAACGTTTTCATTTACGCGTTCCACGGAAGTTTTTGGGTGTATCTGTTCTGTTTTTTGCTGTTTTCTGCGCTTGTAATCTGGGGTTCTTTCGATATTGAACTGGGATATTTTGTCAACAGCATTACGCATAAAAGAACGAAAATCAGAGAAGTGGCGCTGACTTTTGATGACGGTCCGACTGAATTCACCCCAAAATTTTTAGATCTTTTAAAAGACAACGAGGTAAAAGCAACCTTTTTCTGTATCGGAAAACAGATTGAAAAATATCCTGAAACTTTTCAACGGATCATTGCGGAAGGTCATACCGTTGGAAATCATACTCTTTCACATTCTAACAATACTGGATTTTTATCAACTTCAAAAATGGTTGAGGAAATTGAAAAATGTGATGAAGTGATGCTGAAAACTGGAAATTTAACAACTAATTTGTACAGACCGCCTTTCGGAGTTACGAATCCGAATATTGCCAAAGCCATCAAAAAAAAAGGCAAAAAAAGCATTGGATGGAACGTCCGTTCTCTTGATACGATGACAGAAGATGAAAAAAAAATCTATCAGAAAATAACGAAAAATTTAAAAAAAGGAAGCATTGTCCTTCTTCACGATACTTCACAAAAAACGTACAATGTTTTGGAGGATTTATTAGTATTTTTGAAGCAGAAAAATTATTCAACTTTTACAATTGATAAATTTGAAAACCACTAA
- a CDS encoding beta-ketoacyl synthase N-terminal-like domain-containing protein, with the protein MSAVYINSAACISAQDTLNENFFRNLKPENSVQVLKAIEPNYKEFIPPAASRRMSKTVKMSSVASQYALKEAGIENPDAIIVGTGMGCSQDSEKFLKNVLDNHEEFLTPTYFIQSTHNTVAGQIALGLQCHAYNFTYVNTSSSLEFSFLDGKLQINDGEAENVLVGSTDEQTERVMELYKLNKTIKKEENLSVDFLNSKTEGVIWGEGASFFVLGKDKTENSYAQLTDIQITNKLDLEETQQFIEDFLAKNNLTSNDIDAVILGFSGDSKSDVYYKNAMGLFDNSALLYYKHLSGEFNTASGFSTFMACHILKNQEIPKVMMINDLKKEEIKNILLYNHLGGNDHSLVLLGKA; encoded by the coding sequence ATGAGCGCCGTTTACATCAACAGTGCAGCCTGTATTTCAGCTCAGGACACTTTAAATGAAAATTTTTTCCGGAATCTCAAGCCTGAAAATTCAGTTCAGGTTTTAAAAGCTATTGAACCCAATTACAAGGAATTCATTCCACCAGCAGCAAGCAGAAGAATGTCTAAAACAGTAAAAATGAGTTCCGTAGCTTCTCAATACGCTTTAAAAGAAGCAGGAATCGAAAATCCGGACGCCATTATTGTAGGAACCGGAATGGGCTGCTCCCAAGATTCGGAAAAGTTTTTGAAAAATGTTTTGGATAATCATGAAGAGTTCCTGACTCCGACCTATTTTATTCAGTCTACCCACAATACGGTTGCGGGGCAAATTGCTTTAGGTTTGCAGTGTCACGCATACAATTTCACGTATGTAAACACTTCGTCGTCTCTGGAATTTTCGTTTTTAGATGGAAAATTACAGATCAATGATGGTGAAGCTGAAAACGTTCTGGTCGGTTCCACAGACGAACAGACGGAAAGAGTAATGGAACTGTACAAATTAAACAAAACCATTAAAAAAGAAGAAAATCTTTCCGTTGATTTTCTGAATTCTAAAACAGAAGGCGTCATTTGGGGAGAGGGTGCCAGTTTTTTTGTCTTAGGAAAAGATAAAACAGAAAACTCTTACGCCCAATTAACGGATATTCAGATCACAAACAAACTAGATTTAGAAGAAACTCAGCAGTTTATTGAAGATTTTCTGGCTAAAAATAATTTGACAAGTAATGATATTGATGCGGTTATTTTAGGTTTCAGCGGAGATTCAAAATCGGATGTTTATTACAAAAATGCAATGGGTCTGTTTGACAATTCGGCTTTGCTGTATTACAAACATTTAAGCGGAGAATTTAATACGGCAAGCGGTTTTTCTACGTTTATGGCTTGTCATATTCTTAAAAATCAGGAGATTCCGAAAGTGATGATGATTAATGATCTGAAGAAAGAAGAAATTAAAAATATTCTGCTTTATAATCATTTAGGAGGAAATGATCACAGTCTGGTTTTGTTAGGAAAGGCTTAA
- a CDS encoding beta-ketoacyl-[acyl-carrier-protein] synthase family protein, with amino-acid sequence MGQKIAITGMGIISAIGNNVEENLSSLTSGKHGISDITLFETRHKGNIKTGEIKLSNEELAAKLQLQEDHHATRTALLGMTAAKEAVESAGISNINEYKTGLISSTSVGGMDVTEKYFYSYEDFPEKQKYIDSHDAGNSSLLIADYLGLKGMVSTISTACSSAANAIMMGAKLIKNGVLDRVIVGGTDSLSKFTLNGFNTLMILTDSYNTPFDNDRKGLNLGEAAAFIVLESDEVVKKENKKVLGYLSGYGNANDAHHQTASSENGQGAYLAMEKALKVSGLDKENIDYINVHGTATPNNDLSEGIAMIRIFGENNVPEFSSTKAFTGHTLAAAAGIEAVYSLLAIQNNIIFPNLNFKTKMAEFDLTPVTELKEKNINHVLSNSFGFGGNCSTLIFSKS; translated from the coding sequence ATGGGTCAAAAAATTGCCATAACAGGAATGGGCATCATTTCCGCCATTGGAAACAATGTGGAGGAAAATCTGAGTTCGCTGACTTCCGGAAAGCACGGGATTTCGGACATTACTTTGTTTGAAACACGTCATAAAGGAAACATCAAAACAGGCGAAATCAAATTGTCTAATGAAGAACTTGCCGCAAAACTTCAGCTTCAGGAAGATCATCATGCAACGAGAACTGCTCTGTTGGGAATGACGGCTGCGAAAGAAGCGGTAGAAAGTGCCGGAATTTCAAATATCAATGAATATAAAACGGGACTGATTTCTTCAACCAGTGTTGGCGGAATGGATGTTACCGAAAAATATTTCTATTCCTACGAAGATTTTCCTGAAAAGCAAAAATACATTGACTCACACGATGCAGGAAATTCATCCTTACTAATTGCAGATTATCTCGGATTAAAAGGTATGGTTTCCACCATCAGTACAGCGTGTTCATCGGCAGCAAATGCGATTATGATGGGCGCAAAGCTGATTAAAAACGGCGTTTTAGACCGTGTAATTGTCGGCGGAACAGATTCTCTTTCAAAATTTACTTTGAACGGTTTCAATACGTTGATGATTCTTACTGATTCTTATAACACCCCTTTCGACAACGACAGAAAAGGACTGAATCTGGGTGAAGCTGCCGCTTTCATCGTTTTGGAATCTGATGAAGTCGTAAAAAAAGAAAATAAAAAAGTTCTGGGTTATCTTTCGGGATACGGAAATGCCAATGATGCGCATCACCAAACTGCTTCTTCAGAAAACGGACAGGGAGCTTATTTAGCGATGGAAAAAGCACTAAAAGTTTCGGGCTTAGATAAAGAAAATATCGATTACATCAACGTTCACGGAACGGCAACACCAAATAACGATTTATCGGAAGGAATTGCAATGATCCGGATTTTCGGGGAAAACAATGTTCCCGAATTCAGTTCTACAAAAGCATTTACAGGTCATACGCTGGCTGCTGCGGCTGGAATTGAAGCCGTCTATTCTCTTTTGGCGATTCAAAATAATATCATTTTCCCGAATCTGAATTTTAAAACAAAAATGGCAGAATTTGATTTAACGCCTGTAACGGAGCTTAAAGAGAAAAACATCAACCACGTTCTTTCCAATTCGTTTGGTTTTGGAGGAAATTGTTCAACTTTAATTTTCTCAAAATCATGA
- a CDS encoding phosphopantetheine-binding protein gives MENLREELKHKIIEVLNLEDVAVEEIKDTDPLFGGGLGLDSIDALELIVLLDKEYGIKLADPKKGKEIFTSIETMAKFIEENRTK, from the coding sequence ATGGAAAACTTAAGAGAAGAATTAAAACACAAAATCATCGAAGTTCTTAATTTAGAAGACGTTGCAGTAGAAGAAATTAAAGACACAGATCCTTTATTTGGAGGAGGTCTTGGTTTGGATTCTATTGACGCTCTGGAGCTGATCGTTCTTTTGGATAAAGAATACGGAATAAAATTAGCCGATCCGAAAAAAGGAAAGGAGATTTTTACGTCCATCGAAACCATGGCAAAATTCATCGAAGAAAACAGAACAAAATAA
- a CDS encoding 3-oxoacyl-ACP synthase, producing the protein MKKTDICTIENSKIVLNNDIIFEIQTENFSDFAKEAYKSLALNYPKFHKMDHLSKLAFLASEMILKDEDHSRTALVFANRSSSLDTDFKYQESINSQENYFPSPAVFVYTLPNICVGEISIRHKMQTENAFFVLDELDEEFLNNYSAQLLESGKADKVLCGWVELYQESYKAFVYLLTL; encoded by the coding sequence ATGAAGAAAACAGACATCTGCACCATAGAAAATTCAAAAATAGTACTCAATAATGACATTATTTTTGAAATCCAAACTGAAAATTTTTCAGACTTTGCGAAAGAAGCTTATAAAAGTTTAGCATTGAATTATCCTAAATTTCATAAAATGGATCATTTAAGCAAACTTGCATTTCTTGCTTCTGAAATGATTTTAAAAGATGAAGATCACAGCAGAACGGCATTGGTTTTTGCGAACAGATCATCAAGTTTAGACACAGATTTCAAATATCAGGAAAGCATCAATTCTCAGGAAAACTACTTTCCAAGTCCTGCGGTTTTTGTGTATACTTTACCGAATATCTGCGTGGGCGAAATCAGCATCAGACACAAAATGCAGACCGAAAATGCGTTTTTTGTTTTGGATGAATTGGATGAAGAATTTTTAAACAACTATTCAGCACAGCTTTTAGAGTCCGGAAAGGCAGATAAAGTATTGTGCGGCTGGGTAGAACTATATCAGGAAAGTTACAAAGCTTTTGTATATTTGCTGACATTATAA
- a CDS encoding type II toxin-antitoxin system RelE/ParE family toxin, whose amino-acid sequence MIYELIIQEEASLEILEAYIYYENAQKGLGEKFMKQLNKYFVRIQNHPKHFEIKKNYREAFVQKFPYLIIFDIIDNKIIILSVFNTHQNPTKKP is encoded by the coding sequence ATGATTTATGAATTAATTATACAGGAAGAAGCAAGTTTAGAAATTCTTGAAGCCTATATTTATTACGAAAATGCACAAAAAGGCTTGGGCGAAAAATTCATGAAGCAACTAAACAAATACTTTGTTAGAATTCAAAACCACCCAAAACATTTCGAGATTAAAAAAAATTACAGAGAGGCATTTGTACAGAAGTTTCCTTATCTCATAATTTTTGATATTATTGATAACAAAATCATTATACTATCTGTTTTCAACACCCATCAAAATCCAACAAAAAAGCCTTAA
- a CDS encoding addiction module family protein, with product MDSTVDIRKRIHDFIDIADERILRIFKGIIDAEEEEDNYSVPDSHYDVINERREKYIKGESKSYTWEEVQEKAKSALK from the coding sequence ATGGACTCCACCGTAGACATCAGAAAAAGAATTCACGATTTCATCGATATTGCCGATGAAAGAATTTTGCGCATTTTCAAAGGAATTATTGATGCTGAAGAAGAGGAAGATAATTATTCTGTTCCAGACTCACACTATGATGTAATAAATGAAAGAAGAGAAAAATATATAAAAGGGGAAAGCAAATCTTACACTTGGGAGGAAGTTCAGGAAAAAGCTAAATCCGCTTTAAAATGA
- a CDS encoding beta-ketoacyl synthase N-terminal-like domain-containing protein, with the protein MKKEVYITDYNCVTPLGFDVSSNWNALVEGKSGVGLHKIIENQEPFYASMIDSEKLDNEFNRFFDSAQKSEIRRLANDNVSFTRLEKMLLLSLKPLVERHSISEETAFILSTTKGNISLLKNEKTLPESVFLSNLAQKLADFFGFKTKSIVVSNACVSGVMAIGVAKNMIQAGKYKDAFVVAGDEISEFVISGFNSFQAIGTEICKPYDKNRDGINIGEAAAAVYITSTRDENENFSFKILGDSAINDANHISGPSRTGDGLFASINNAMTEAQLSAEKIDFISAHGTATIYNDEMEAITFNRMNLQNIPLHSLKAYYGHCLGASGLLESIISMESALNKTLIPSKNFKEAGTSQLLNIITENQSAEIKYILKTASGFGGCNAAIVLEKC; encoded by the coding sequence ATGAAGAAAGAAGTTTATATTACAGATTATAACTGCGTCACGCCTTTAGGTTTTGACGTTTCTTCAAACTGGAATGCTCTTGTTGAAGGAAAATCCGGCGTAGGTTTACATAAAATCATCGAAAATCAAGAGCCTTTTTATGCTTCGATGATTGATTCTGAGAAATTAGATAACGAATTCAATAGATTCTTCGACTCCGCTCAAAAATCGGAAATTCGGCGTTTAGCCAATGACAACGTGAGCTTTACAAGGCTTGAAAAAATGCTTTTGCTGAGTTTAAAGCCTTTGGTTGAAAGGCATTCTATATCAGAGGAAACGGCTTTTATTTTATCTACCACCAAAGGAAATATCAGCTTGTTAAAAAATGAGAAGACTTTACCAGAAAGCGTTTTTCTTTCCAATTTAGCACAAAAACTGGCTGATTTTTTCGGATTTAAAACTAAATCTATTGTGGTTTCCAACGCCTGTGTTTCGGGAGTGATGGCAATTGGCGTTGCTAAAAATATGATTCAGGCAGGAAAATATAAAGATGCTTTTGTTGTTGCCGGAGACGAAATTTCAGAATTTGTGATTTCAGGGTTCAATTCTTTTCAGGCAATCGGAACCGAGATTTGCAAACCTTACGATAAAAACCGTGACGGAATCAATATCGGCGAAGCGGCAGCGGCTGTTTACATCACTTCAACACGAGATGAAAACGAGAATTTTAGTTTTAAAATTCTGGGAGACTCTGCTATTAACGATGCAAACCATATTTCCGGACCTTCGAGAACAGGAGACGGATTATTTGCAAGCATCAACAACGCAATGACAGAAGCTCAGCTTTCAGCAGAAAAAATAGACTTTATCTCCGCACACGGAACGGCGACGATATACAATGACGAAATGGAAGCCATCACTTTCAACAGAATGAATTTACAAAATATTCCTTTACATAGTTTAAAAGCCTATTACGGACACTGTTTAGGCGCATCGGGATTGCTGGAAAGTATCATTTCCATGGAAAGTGCCTTGAATAAAACTTTAATTCCGTCTAAAAACTTTAAAGAAGCAGGAACTTCCCAACTTTTGAATATTATCACAGAAAACCAATCCGCAGAAATTAAATATATTCTGAAAACAGCTTCCGGTTTTGGGGGATGTAATGCAGCGATTGTTTTGGAAAAATGCTGA
- a CDS encoding acyl-CoA thioesterase has protein sequence MAKSQNILSCTEQVRVRFNETDPLGIVWHGHYIVYFEDGREAFGRQHGLTYLDIQKAGFVTPIVKSTCEHFLPLKYGETFRIVTTFVNSNSAKLIYKYELFNEENKLVCSGETIQVFLDSDNNLCLYNPEFFQEWKDKMGL, from the coding sequence ATGGCTAAAAGTCAAAATATATTAAGCTGTACAGAACAAGTCCGCGTAAGATTCAACGAAACAGATCCGTTGGGAATTGTGTGGCACGGACATTATATCGTTTATTTTGAAGACGGAAGAGAAGCTTTCGGAAGACAGCACGGTTTAACGTATCTTGATATTCAGAAAGCGGGATTTGTAACGCCGATTGTAAAAAGCACCTGCGAACATTTTCTGCCTTTAAAATATGGCGAAACCTTCAGAATTGTCACAACCTTTGTCAATTCAAATTCTGCGAAATTGATTTATAAATACGAGCTTTTCAACGAAGAAAATAAATTGGTCTGTTCAGGTGAAACCATTCAGGTTTTTCTGGATTCCGATAACAATTTATGTCTATATAATCCTGAGTTTTTTCAGGAATGGAAAGATAAAATGGGACTCTGA
- a CDS encoding ABC transporter permease, which produces MLLYKLWRSFIKEILLLKRDIGGIVIIFVMPLLLIITITLIQDSTFKNLEGTKIPIIFIDNDKSEISQNIKKEFENGKTFELITNFTEESAEKAVFGGDYQMAIVIPKNLTKNINSNVESKVQAIVSSFGLENDSTSVKESPVKSDDIHLYFDPATNIGFKNNVMTAVNKMVFEIENKKIYKAFQDQLGTTEDLGKTKNLISFKEITPKKGKTDIMPNSVQHNVPAWALFAIFFIVVPLSINLVKEKSQGTSVRARISPTPYFVHILGKTFTYLIICVIQFLLMVAVGIYLFPYMDLPQFDVTGKMFPLIVVTIFAGLAAIGFGVLLGTVANTQEQSAPFGATSVVVLAAIGGIWVPVFLMPEFMQTIAKFSPMNWGLNAYYDIILRNSGIGGIAKEIIFLFLFYIAMVAISLFYERKQNAI; this is translated from the coding sequence ATGTTGTTGTATAAATTGTGGCGGAGTTTCATCAAGGAGATTCTTTTGCTGAAAAGAGATATCGGAGGAATTGTCATTATTTTTGTGATGCCTTTGCTGCTGATTATCACCATTACTTTAATTCAGGATTCTACCTTTAAAAATCTGGAAGGCACGAAAATTCCGATTATTTTTATTGATAACGACAAATCTGAGATTTCACAAAACATCAAAAAAGAGTTCGAAAATGGTAAAACCTTCGAGCTTATTACCAATTTCACCGAAGAATCTGCCGAAAAAGCAGTTTTCGGAGGAGATTATCAGATGGCGATTGTTATTCCGAAAAATTTAACGAAGAATATCAATTCCAATGTAGAATCTAAAGTTCAGGCCATCGTCAGTTCATTTGGACTTGAAAATGACTCGACATCTGTGAAGGAAAGTCCCGTTAAATCTGATGATATTCATCTGTACTTTGATCCGGCAACCAATATCGGGTTCAAAAACAATGTGATGACCGCTGTGAACAAAATGGTTTTTGAAATTGAGAACAAAAAGATCTACAAAGCCTTTCAGGATCAGTTGGGAACTACGGAAGATCTCGGAAAAACTAAAAATTTAATCAGCTTTAAAGAAATCACTCCGAAAAAAGGCAAAACAGACATCATGCCGAATTCCGTTCAGCATAACGTTCCGGCTTGGGCACTGTTTGCGATATTCTTCATTGTGGTTCCTCTGTCTATTAATCTGGTAAAAGAAAAAAGTCAGGGAACAAGTGTAAGGGCGAGAATCAGCCCGACTCCGTATTTCGTTCATATTTTAGGAAAAACCTTTACGTATCTCATTATCTGTGTCATCCAGTTTTTGCTGATGGTTGCTGTGGGAATTTATCTTTTCCCTTATATGGATCTTCCGCAATTTGATGTTACCGGAAAAATGTTTCCGCTTATTGTCGTGACTATTTTTGCAGGTTTGGCAGCCATCGGATTTGGTGTACTTTTAGGAACGGTTGCCAATACTCAGGAACAGTCGGCTCCGTTTGGTGCGACTTCTGTGGTGGTTTTGGCTGCAATCGGCGGAATCTGGGTTCCCGTATTTTTAATGCCTGAATTTATGCAGACCATCGCTAAATTTTCTCCTATGAATTGGGGGCTAAATGCCTATTACGATATTATTTTGAGAAATAGCGGAATCGGAGGAATTGCGAAAGAAATCATTTTCCTGTTTTTATTTTATATAGCAATGGTCGCTATTTCATTATTTTATGAAAGAAAACAAAATGCAATATAA